aaagacagGATATTTACAGCTATCCACTAACAGTTCTGGTAGGTCAGGAcatctcctttcccctcccagcctctcccccCGACCTACgggcaggaggggctggtggagctCTCCAGGGAGGACTGGGAGAGGCGACGCGTCAGAGGTCCGATGCTGGAGTCGGCCAGCGAGGAGGTGGGGAAGAGTTTGTACCAGCCCGTGACCACGCTGGAGAGATCGAGCTCCTCCAAGACGATCTGGGCCATCCCCATGAAGCACTTGTGGTCCATGCGCCCGTAATCTCCCCAGACGATGACCTGCGGGGCAGAGGAGGTGTTGGAGGAgctgccccgcacgccggctgGGAATTTTGGGGAAAACTCCgtgtgatcacagaatcagagaatcgttaaggttggaaaagacctcgaagaccatcaggtccaaccatcaacccaacaccaccatgcctgctaaaccacatcccgaagtgctacacctgcacgttttttgaacacctccacgtTCTTTGAACACCTGATGAGGAGGACGGGGAGGCTGTGGTCTGAAGGCCAGCGGCGAGGACGCTGGGTTTCTGTGCCCTCTCTGTGCTCCCCTaatccctccctgtccccaggtaCCTGTGCGGGGAGTACGTCACCTGCAGGACTTTGCCCTGGGGGCTCTCCTCGAAGAGCAGAGGCTGCTGGTAGGACGGGTCACAGGTTTTCTTCACCATCTTGGTCTTCTTCTTGGCCAGGCAGACGCCGTTCTCCAACAGGTAAACTTTCACGTAGGTGGCTGCGTTGGAAAATGGGTGAGAAACCCTGGCTGGGAGCAGGCTCCCATGATGGTCCCAGCACAGCACCCGTCCTCATCACCCCTCCTCTGTCCCCGACCCCCTTCCCTCTCCAGGCACCTACCAGGGATGGCCTTGGAGCCCATCTTCGGGATAAGTCCCCTCGCCTGGATCACCTCCACCTCCAGCTGCCCGTTCCGGTCAGCCATGCCGACGTGGACATCGCCTAGGCAGAGGGACGAGATGTGCTCAGCACCCTCACCGATGGCCACATCCTGCAGGGACGGGCGcagcctcttcccttccctcccacccaaGTTGATGCggggccagcaggaccaggcCCCTGTGCTGTGGGGACTGGGGGGTCCTGGTTACTAAGCCCccctccctggggcagctctCCCCGTTGCCGGCAGCTCCGGCCCCTCAGCGGGACACGGGGCAGACCCCTCTGTGTGCCctgggagcagccagggctggaaATTCAGACgtggggcgcagctttctatcagcgtTTCAGATTTAGAAGGGAAAACTGGAACAAACCGTGGTATCGGGGGGTCCCCTCGGCAGCGGGGTGCTCGGAGGAGCGGATGCACAGCCGAGGGGCAGAAGGGACCTCGGgacaaggcagagctgctgcttcccgcAGAGCACCCGCAAGCCGCGCGCCGGCCCGGCAGTGGGAGCAGCAGGGGAAGGCCAGAGCATCTCGGAGCCACGCATGGACCCAGCACGCGCCCGCAGCGAGGGACGCTGCTGGGGTCCAGCCTGAGCCCGGAGCCCCTTtgcaccctgcagccccttccctctCGCCGGAGCATCctcccgcactgcccagccccgcGCCAGGCAGGACGCAGCCCTCGCTCCGCGGGCTGGGGCTGTCCCCCGGGCAGAGACCCCCTTGGCTGGCACTCACCCATGGGTGGGGTGGCCAGGGTCTGCCGCCCCACCAGCTGGCCCGGCCCCAGCCCATCGAGG
The Opisthocomus hoazin isolate bOpiHoa1 chromosome 17, bOpiHoa1.hap1, whole genome shotgun sequence DNA segment above includes these coding regions:
- the RIMS3 gene encoding regulating synaptic membrane exocytosis protein 3 isoform X2, producing the protein MYNIEKSARGSADSVTVTASKKRRSSLGAKMVAIVGLSQWSRSTLQLNQTEGGPKKLRSNIRRSTETGIAVEMRTRVTRQGSRESTDGSTNSNSSDGTFIFPTTRLGAESQFSNFLDGLGPGQLVGRQTLATPPMGDVHVGMADRNGQLEVEVIQARGLIPKMGSKAIPATYVKVYLLENGVCLAKKKTKMVKKTCDPSYQQPLLFEESPQGKVLQVIVWGDYGRMDHKCFMGMAQIVLEELDLSSVVTGWYKLFPTSSLADSSIGPLTRRLSQSSLESSTSPSCP
- the RIMS3 gene encoding regulating synaptic membrane exocytosis protein 3 isoform X1; this translates as MFNGDASSSAARNVVRSSSISGEMYNIEKSARGSADSVTVTASKKRRSSLGAKMVAIVGLSQWSRSTLQLNQTEGGPKKLRSNIRRSTETGIAVEMRTRVTRQGSRESTDGSTNSNSSDGTFIFPTTRLGAESQFSNFLDGLGPGQLVGRQTLATPPMGDVHVGMADRNGQLEVEVIQARGLIPKMGSKAIPATYVKVYLLENGVCLAKKKTKMVKKTCDPSYQQPLLFEESPQGKVLQVIVWGDYGRMDHKCFMGMAQIVLEELDLSSVVTGWYKLFPTSSLADSSIGPLTRRLSQSSLESSTSPSCP